From a single Pedosphaera parvula Ellin514 genomic region:
- a CDS encoding carbonic anhydrase, giving the protein MRLFEAIVEANHRAIAGDKAAGLHPLEHSESLPIAGLTCIDARLNAFFPGILGVPNEQFIWLRNAGNIITGATSSTIRSLALACAVKGAREIAIIGHTDCQVCKTSMMQLTNAFQALGVNRAMLPENLTEFFGLFASERQNVSKAVDFVRQSPLIGRGIPVHGLLVDINTGNLEWLVNGYQSLDTTSGSPLQEAVDFANQKMDAFKGLEDFKLGEMKFPESQIGEVVTKTTNLISEETKRVESKVNEISAPPPINQSNPRRIPIPPPIRPKFKMPKK; this is encoded by the coding sequence ATGCGCCTTTTTGAAGCCATCGTTGAAGCCAATCATCGAGCCATTGCCGGAGATAAAGCGGCAGGCTTGCATCCCTTGGAGCATTCGGAGTCACTGCCAATAGCGGGATTGACCTGCATTGACGCCCGTTTAAACGCGTTTTTTCCAGGAATATTAGGAGTGCCGAACGAACAGTTTATCTGGCTTCGTAATGCCGGGAATATCATTACGGGAGCTACGAGCAGCACCATTAGATCGCTCGCATTAGCGTGTGCGGTCAAAGGAGCCAGGGAGATTGCCATCATCGGACACACGGATTGCCAGGTTTGTAAAACCTCGATGATGCAACTGACCAATGCCTTTCAGGCCCTGGGAGTGAATCGTGCGATGCTGCCGGAGAATCTGACCGAGTTCTTCGGACTGTTTGCCAGCGAAAGGCAAAATGTAAGCAAAGCGGTTGATTTTGTGCGCCAGAGCCCGTTGATAGGTCGCGGGATTCCTGTGCACGGGCTCCTGGTGGATATCAATACAGGCAACCTGGAGTGGCTCGTAAACGGATACCAATCACTGGACACGACCAGCGGTTCTCCGTTGCAGGAGGCTGTGGATTTTGCAAACCAAAAGATGGATGCATTTAAAGGTCTTGAGGATTTCAAGCTCGGGGAGATGAAGTTTCCCGAAAGCCAGATCGGGGAGGTGGTCACCAAGACTACGAATTTGATTTCTGAGGAAACGAAACGGGTGGAATCAAAGGTTAATGAAATAAGCGCTCCTCCACCAATTAATCAAAGCAATCCCAGACGGATACCGATCCCTCCACCGATACGACCCAAGTTTAAGATGCCGAAAAAGTAA
- a CDS encoding J domain-containing protein: protein MQACVFAGIFLGLLFVGSALTKGQHAADVRFDMRRNARGERIFSTYVTTPWKDIEDLLYLGPRLFLATFGLLNTAYKQLSLDTRACAKIICVLLSRNSRFSFEEVEMKTGIGHSLGVFAQLHNIEGVVFLPSHPAGISLTSDLRSELFRLFPIVEEATQEDRSENQQKSEADSATVDDQKSPYFLLGVTEKATLQEIKSAYRKKIKECHPDKFNVFGDEWRRMAEERAKLLNAAYESVMAGRSGMN from the coding sequence ATGCAAGCGTGTGTCTTTGCCGGCATATTTCTTGGGTTGCTGTTTGTGGGAAGCGCTCTCACCAAAGGGCAACATGCCGCTGATGTGCGGTTTGACATGAGGCGCAACGCACGCGGTGAAAGGATTTTTTCAACCTATGTAACGACTCCATGGAAGGATATAGAGGATTTGTTGTATCTGGGGCCGCGACTGTTCCTGGCGACTTTTGGACTATTAAACACCGCTTATAAGCAACTGAGCCTGGATACCAGGGCATGTGCAAAAATTATTTGTGTCCTTTTATCCCGCAATTCCCGTTTTTCCTTTGAAGAGGTGGAGATGAAAACCGGCATTGGACATTCGCTTGGAGTGTTTGCCCAACTTCATAACATTGAAGGAGTGGTATTCCTGCCTTCGCATCCTGCCGGCATAAGCCTGACATCCGATCTGCGAAGCGAACTATTCAGGCTCTTTCCCATTGTTGAGGAGGCAACCCAGGAGGACCGTTCGGAAAACCAGCAAAAATCGGAAGCAGACTCTGCCACTGTTGATGACCAGAAAAGCCCTTACTTCTTGCTTGGAGTCACGGAAAAAGCGACGTTGCAGGAAATTAAATCCGCGTACCGTAAAAAAATTAAAGAATGTCATCCTGACAAGTTTAACGTGTTCGGTGATGAGTGGCGGCGGATGGCCGAGGAACGAGCGAAGCTTTTGAACGCCGCCTACGAAAGCGTTATGGCAGGGCGATCTGGAATGAATTAA
- a CDS encoding flotillin family protein: MHILTLNPAMNLFPMLADLGSVLSGGKIVISILAIVLVLMVVLVTWFSRYTKVGPNQVLVVSGRPHKVIEADGTVATRGFRIVKGGGTFVLPVVEKVDILSLELLTIDVQTPEVYTSKGVPVKVDGVAQIKVKGDDISIATAAEQFLSKATDEIKNIATQTLEGHLRAILGTMTVEDIYQNRDAFASKVQEVAAGDMANMGLSIVSFTIRDIRDSQGYLEALGKPRIAQVKRDAQIAQAEADRDAMIRSAQATQAGQEAKFVADTKIAEAQRNYQSNVAQYQAAVNQKKAEADLAYDLQKFKTGQLVKAEEVQVNIIEKQKQIELQQQEILRKQRELEAMVQKPADAERYRVETLANAKKFQLETEAAGAAAATKATGFANADVAKATGMAEAEANKARGLAEAAIIEAQGTATAEAMKLKAESFKQYNQAAIIEMIVRILPEVAGKISEPLSKTEKIVIINSGDGSGGGASKLTGDVTQIISQLPPVIESLTGIKFEKLLEQVPALRKAMEKGNSENNEEKT; the protein is encoded by the coding sequence ATGCATATTCTCACCCTTAATCCAGCTATGAATCTGTTCCCCATGTTGGCTGATCTCGGTTCCGTCCTGTCCGGTGGAAAGATTGTGATATCCATTTTGGCCATTGTATTGGTCCTGATGGTGGTTTTGGTTACCTGGTTCAGCCGCTATACAAAAGTTGGCCCGAACCAGGTGCTGGTTGTTTCCGGACGTCCACACAAAGTCATCGAAGCGGACGGCACTGTTGCCACTCGTGGATTTCGCATCGTTAAAGGCGGCGGCACCTTCGTGCTGCCGGTGGTGGAGAAGGTTGATATTCTGTCACTGGAGTTGCTAACCATCGACGTGCAAACGCCCGAGGTTTACACGAGCAAAGGCGTGCCAGTGAAAGTAGACGGGGTCGCGCAGATCAAAGTCAAAGGAGATGACATTTCAATCGCGACCGCAGCAGAACAATTTCTTAGCAAGGCGACCGATGAAATCAAAAACATTGCCACCCAAACTCTGGAAGGGCATTTGCGTGCGATTCTCGGCACGATGACAGTGGAGGACATTTACCAAAACCGTGATGCTTTTGCTTCCAAAGTGCAGGAAGTTGCCGCGGGGGATATGGCCAACATGGGCTTGTCCATTGTGAGTTTCACGATTCGGGACATTCGTGATTCACAAGGCTATCTGGAAGCCTTGGGTAAACCTCGTATCGCCCAGGTAAAGCGGGATGCACAAATTGCGCAGGCGGAAGCGGACCGTGATGCCATGATTCGATCCGCTCAAGCCACGCAGGCAGGCCAGGAGGCTAAATTCGTGGCTGATACCAAGATCGCGGAAGCGCAACGGAATTATCAATCCAATGTGGCGCAGTACCAAGCGGCAGTTAATCAGAAGAAAGCCGAAGCAGACCTCGCTTATGACCTGCAAAAATTCAAAACGGGCCAGTTGGTAAAGGCGGAAGAAGTGCAGGTCAACATTATTGAGAAGCAAAAGCAGATCGAACTGCAACAGCAGGAAATTTTACGCAAGCAGCGTGAGTTGGAAGCCATGGTGCAGAAGCCGGCCGATGCCGAACGTTATCGGGTTGAAACATTGGCGAACGCGAAGAAATTCCAGCTTGAGACCGAAGCAGCGGGTGCTGCTGCTGCTACGAAGGCAACGGGCTTTGCCAATGCTGACGTGGCGAAAGCGACTGGTATGGCTGAAGCCGAAGCGAACAAAGCGCGCGGTCTGGCTGAAGCCGCCATTATTGAGGCTCAGGGAACTGCTACAGCCGAAGCCATGAAGTTGAAGGCCGAATCATTCAAGCAATACAACCAGGCTGCCATAATCGAAATGATAGTGCGCATATTGCCTGAGGTCGCAGGCAAGATCAGCGAGCCTTTGTCCAAGACTGAGAAGATTGTGATCATCAATAGTGGGGATGGTTCCGGGGGCGGAGCCAGCAAGCTGACCGGGGATGTCACTCAGATCATAAGTCAACTGCCTCCTGTGATCGAAAGTTTGACCGGCATCAAGTTTGAAAAGTTACTGGAACAGGTGCCTGCTCTCAGGAAGGCGATGGAAAAGGGCAATTCTGAAAATAACGAGGAGAAGACTTAG
- a CDS encoding NfeD family protein — protein MDSIIYLICLGVGLVFMLVTALLGHVFGGGHDAHVGGSHGHAEAGADSSDMPGVSAFSPSMIAAFITAFGGLGIIFKQIPATQSPFISAPLAIAGGFAIAYMLLLFLRQVFKKTQSTSESKVGAVVGAAAHVISPIPENGVGEIAYVHGGTRYTAPAREDSGMPIPNGRTVKVVRIVGSQFYVVAL, from the coding sequence ATGGACTCAATTATTTATCTTATCTGTCTGGGTGTCGGTCTCGTATTCATGCTGGTCACCGCACTGCTCGGTCATGTGTTTGGCGGCGGGCATGACGCCCATGTGGGCGGAAGTCATGGTCACGCGGAGGCTGGCGCGGATTCCAGTGATATGCCGGGCGTTTCTGCGTTCAGCCCAAGCATGATCGCCGCCTTCATAACGGCATTTGGCGGGCTGGGCATCATCTTCAAACAAATTCCTGCGACCCAAAGTCCATTTATCAGCGCTCCGCTTGCCATTGCGGGAGGTTTTGCCATCGCTTACATGCTGCTGCTGTTTCTGCGACAGGTATTCAAAAAGACGCAGAGCACGAGTGAATCCAAAGTTGGTGCTGTTGTGGGTGCAGCCGCGCATGTTATCAGTCCCATTCCTGAGAACGGGGTGGGGGAGATCGCCTACGTACACGGGGGCACGCGTTACACAGCGCCCGCGCGTGAAGACAGTGGCATGCCCATTCCGAATGGCAGAACTGTAAAGGTTGTTCGGATAGTTGGTTCTCAGTTTTACGTCGTCGCCCTATAA